A region of the Pirellulales bacterium genome:
CGACTGATCGTAGAATTCGCGAATTGTTGGGACAGGTTTGGGTGTTCGATCTTGTGAAATCACTTGGCACCTACCTTTCCCGAGGCTCGCAGCGTCCGCTGAATTCCTAGCGAACAAACGCAAAGCGCCCACGAACCATCGGGCGTTCCGGATCCGGGTAACCGCTCACGGTTGTAACCTTCGGCAAATGCCAAGGCCTTCCAGAGCGGCAGCCGTCTGGCAAGAAAACGAGAACTAAGCGTAGTGACTGGGACGGCGTTTAGACTGGCCGGTTTCCAGCCGTCGGCAGTGGTCACGATCAGGACCGCATTGCGACCGTGTGACGTGGACATAGATGTCCTTTCAGCGCGCCGTAGCGCACAGAAAAAGAGTTGCGTCGCCTCAACACACTGTTCAGGCGGAGATCAAGCCGCCCTGCGCCATTGCGCCACCCCACGCCCTTTCGGACGTAAGGCCGCGTTTCCTGACGGAAACACACTTACCGGGCTCTGGTTCTCGCGTATGCTCAGGCGACGCAACACTGTTTTGATCCGTTGGTTGGAACACGAAGATGATCTTGTCGAGCCGGTTGATCTGTCGGCTCTCACTACTTTGAACGCCTGCATTGTCTAGCGGCCGGTTCGAAATGTCAACTTGGGGTCAACTGGCCCCAAAACGGAAACAATTGTTTCTCTTCTCGCAAACCGACCTCCCAGCTTCGCCCGTAACGCAGCGCAGAGCCGTCCCCCGACCCCAGGCACCTATCGGCACCCGGCCGTCACGCGGGCCGTGTGGCGTTGGCCGCATCAGGCCCCCGGATACTCACGGTGAGCACGCTCCTCGACCGCTTTCGTCCGCTCAAGCAGATCGGCGTACTTCGACGCCAGTTGTTCGAGTGAACTATTCAAACGGATCCCGTCGTTGACCCACTTCGAGATGAGTGTCAGCTGTTCCTCGCGCTCGGCGTGTGCCTTGCGAATGCTGTCGACGAGCGCTTTGCAATCTTCGGAAACGGTGCTCATGTTGCCCTCAGTTGAAGTCTGCGATTCTCGGTTGCGGCGCTGGTCTGCCAAGTAGCCGCAACATTTCGTCGCGTTGCCTCTTGGCGTCCTGCGCTTCCTGAAGAATCTTCTGGTCAATGCCCTTTCGATTGTCGCTATATCGCGCCGCAATATCCGCCTGGCTCCCTTTAGCGATGGCACCGACGTCCTTACTTTCTTTTGGCTCGTCCTTCAACCCCGCGCCTTCTTTCTTCTTCACCCGGTCGTATGTTTCCTGCGAGATCAGTCCGGCCTCGCGGAGCTTATTCAGTTCCTTTAGTTTTTCAGCGAGCTTCTCGGCGGGATTTGCGACGCTTTCGGTGATGGACTGCGCCAGTTGCTGCATCTTTTCCGCTTCGGCGACCATCTTCTTGCGCTTCGCGGCCTCTGCATCGAGCATTTCCAGCTTCTTGGCCATAGCGGTGGCTTGGGCGATGTCTGCCGACGACACTCCCTTGGCTGCGGCCTCTGCGATCTTCAGCATGTCACCGGTTTGACCGTAGAAATCAACCCGGCGTTGCAAATCGGCTACTAACTCGGCCCCGGTCTCTTTCAATCGCTGCTCGACTTCCGCGGCTTTCTTGATTTGTTCGGCGATCTGCTCACGAGCATGAATCTCGGCGGACAGTGCGGTGGCACGTTCGATATCGGCAGCCGTCCCGCCCAGTTTTTCAACTTCGCGAGCCAGTTTTTGCGCGCTCGTCATGCCGGTCGTGGCGAGATCTTCTTCCAGTTTCTTGATGGCGTCGGTGACATCCTTGCGCTTCTTGGCAGCATCGGCGATGGCCAGCGCGTTGCGTAATTGCCGCTCCATCGCCGTGCCATCGAATGCGATGCCCTGCTCGGCCAAGTCCTTCTTGGTCTTTTCGATGATCTTCGAGAACTCGTAAGCCTTTTTGCCCGCTTCGGTCATGCCAGCTGTCAGATTCGACTCATTCACGGCTGCCAGGAAGTCGCGCGCCTTTTGCGTGGCGGCTTCGGTGGCCTCGGCGACACGTTTCACTTCCTCAGCGTGCTTCTTTGCCGGGTTCTCGGAGATGAGCCATTGCCAGGCCTTATAAACGCCGTAGGTGACTGCTGCCACGATGGCGATACCGACCGCAACGGCCGCGACAGCGACACCGATCGCAATCCACAGCGGAGCGGAGATCGACGCGAGAACGGTAAGAGCCGCGTTCAGCGCCCACGTCGCACCGACGACCAGCCATTTCGCCGCAGCCCAGATGCCCATCGCGGCGCTTACCGCGTAGCTTAATAAAACCGTCGGCGACAGAATTGCCCGCAGCACGCCGAGCGTAGCGTTCAGAGCGCGGGTCGCCCCGACGACCAGCCATTTGGCGCCAGCCCAAATTGACGACGCTACCCCCGCCGCACTGGCCGTGCCAACGTACGACGCGCTATTGGCGCGCAAGGCCGCAAGCGCGGCATTAGCTACCCACATCGCTCCGGCCAATACTTTCTTGGCCACGGCCCACGCCAGCGTCAGCGGTGTCATGGCGGTTCCGAGCACGCGATAAGTGATCATCTGCACGATGATTCGCGTCAATGCAATATGCAGCGCGATACCGATGACGACGGATAGTGATTTGAGGATCACCGACACTCCGGCCACGATCGGCAGAAACGCGGCGAAGGGCCTGAAAAACACCCCGAGTATGGCGCCAGCGGCGGAGAATGCCGGCGTTAAATGTCGCACCGCGTTGGCGACGTTTTCTGCAACCGTGCGCAGATTTGCCCACGAGGCAAATGACGCGCCAAACGCGGCACTCGCCTCGCTCGTTGCGTCGCGGACCGTTTTCAAGCTTTCGGCCAGTTCGCCGGTGGCACCTGCCGAGAGCGCCCTTTTTAGCGTGTTGCCCAAAACTGCGATCGCCCCCGCACTAGCGCCGACCTTGACGATCTTCGCCAGGTAGCCGCCGACTGCCGCATCAGCCGCTTTCCAAGCTGCGGTCGCAGATTTGATGACCACGTTATTTCGCACGATGCTCGTCGCTAATTTTTCACTTAGCTTGATCGTGTTGCCGACACCCGACGTGAATGACGTCGTGTCAGCGGTCAGCTTGATGGCCAGTGTCGAAATAGTCGCCATGTTCGGTCCTGAAGTGATCTAAAAACAGCGCCTTAACGTCCCCGCACCGCGAGCCTACTTCCGCGCCGCGCTTTGCATCGCTCTGACTTTATCTTCAAGCTTTCCGCATCGCGCTTCGAGCCGCCCGACGCATTCGAGCAGCCCTTGCAGCTCGACGCCGAGCAGCATCAAACTTTCGAGAACGCCGGCGACCTTTTCCACACGCTCGACGACTTCTTTGCGAAGATCATCCATGTTTCGCTCCCTCAGAGTTTCAAAACCCGCCGCAGTTCTACAACTGGCAGCGGGTGAGCACAGCTGCTGCGGCTACCGCGCTCAAGTTTGGTTTAGGCGTGTCGCCTTGCAGTGTCTTTTCGCCACACGTCGAACCGTGCCGCTAGTACCTGGTCGTGAGATATGTCCGTTAGCATCCTCGCGCGTTGCTCGTGATTTTCAGCACTGCGCAAGTTACCATCGGAACGCGTCGAGATAATCCGATCAGCGAACTTCTCGGCGATCGCCTGCTGGGGCGAAAACACCGTACCGTCCTTCGAACCGTCGCCAGCTAGCAATTTGGCGATTGCTGATACCGGACGACCGGTACGGTTCGCAAGTGCGGTCGTGATTTGCCGGTCCACGGTATCCAGCCAGTCGGCTGCTTCACGCATGTCTTGGGCATTGCCAATTGACAGCATCGCCGCGCGGTGAACGAACAACGACGCCACGTCATACATTTCACGCCGCCCCGGCGATGCCGCTTGGCTGATGATCGCCGCAGCGGATCCCGCCATGGAAATATTGGTTGTCGTTACCTCGGCGTTGTGCGAAACGAGCGACGAATAAATCGAAATTCCGTCGAAGGCCGAGCCACCGCCCGAATTAATTTTCACGTTGACCGGCCTGCCGGAATTTCGACGCAAAATGTGGGCAATGTCATCGGCCAGCATTCCACCACCCTCGCCGTCGCCGCCGATCGTGCCAAAACACAACAGCTCTAGTGAGCCTGGCGCCTCGTTCACGACAAGTCGCATGCGTTTGGAATTGGCCATCCCATCGCGAATGCAGCGGGGAGCGCCTCTTAAGTTCAGTGCGTCAAAGTTATGCACGGCAACTCCTTAGTAGAGAACGGCAGCCGCCGCGCGCCGGGAGAGCTACGCGACGGATGCCGGTTATTGGCTTACGCTGCCTCGACCGGTTCGATCAAGTCGCCGGGTGTCGTGCTGAGTACCAACTCGCTTCTGACGTACCGGCAGATGCCTTTGTCCGTCATTCGCCGTGCCTCTTCCGCATCCCAGTCCGTGACGTCGCCGGCCTCAAAATAGAAGCTACCAATTTGCCGCACCTCGCCGGTGTCTCGCATGACCATCGTCCGCATGCCACTGAAGCCTTGCAGAAACATGATGCGCACCTTCGGCCGCTCGGCTTCGGGTTTTTTCTTAATTCCGAACACTGTGAATCTCCCTGGAACGTGAAAGGTTTGTTAGGCGTGCATTTGAAGAGTGGCGATCGGATGTGTACCGGCATCTCGCAGGACGCAAGCACTATGGCCGATGGCTTGCCACAAATCCTCGTCGCGCTCCGCTCGCATCTCGCCGAGTTTTTGCAGCATGATCGGACCAAAGTCGACGATCGTGACCTTGGAGAAGTCGCCGAACGCAATCGGCACCGAACCAGCCGCAATTTCCGGCATGTGCTGATTGATGGTCCATCTCCATTCATCCAGGCCAGAGGATCGAAAAATGTAGTCCGCCAGGCCATTTTTCAGCTGCCGGATCACGAGGTACGTATTGAGCGTACACATGAAGCTCGCAACGCCAGGTTTCGCGTACATCGACGGGATGGATCCAACGAGCGACAGAATTTCGTCGGCCGCAATAGAACCAGGGCTGCCCGTGGTGACCTTTACAGGTGCGGCGTACAGAAAACCGGCTTGCTGCACGGAAGACTCGCCGAGTGTGAACGTGCGATTTTGAATTCGGGCGACGCGTGACGTCACCGCATAGACTGCGGCCGGCACCGCCAATGGCGAATCTTGCTGGAACGCACGGCTAAGCGCAAGCTGCCCACTTCCGAACGCCGTCATAACCGCGTTGGCGCGGCCGACGACGGGATCTGCTTGATTCGCGGCTGGTTGGCCGATTTGGACAATCGAGCCCTCTTTCAAAGCGCCGTTCATCGTCGGAACACCCAAACTCTGCGCCAACCACGTCCGAACGACTGTGCAGATGGATCGCAGCGACGTGTTATCGAGTAGTGCTTGCTCAACGGTGTCCTGAATAAGAACGGATTGGAGATATCCGCCTTGATCGGAGCCCGCGAGAAGGTCATTGCGCACCTGGCGATAATCAGGACACAGATCTACGTCGCCTGCCCAATTCGCTGCCTTGGCCGCCGTCGCTAACTTCGAAAAGTTCGCTGGCGCCGGTCGCCCTGACGGTTTCATCAGGTTTCCCAGGATCGAGCCCGTGCCCGTATCACCCGTGATATCGGCGATTCGGTCCCTGACTTCCTGACGCTCTCGCATGCTCGCAACCATCGTTTCGTCCTCTGTGAAAAGTGATCCGGCATTAGCCGGCTAGGTAACCTTTTGGTGCCGGACCGACTGCTTGCGCGTCATCGACGATCGCGACCTGCTGGGCCCTGGTCTGCCCCGTGTCGCTAACGCCAATGGTAAATTCGACCTTGTCGTCGACCGCGACGCGCAGCCAGTCTTCTTTGGTAAACTGCGAACCGTGCGCGAAAAGCGACTGCGAGCGGCCGTCCGAAATGCGGTCGATGAACAAATATTTTTTGTCTCGGAAAAGTCGCTGTACGTGTCCGGTGAAGCGCTCGATCATTTCTCGCTCCCCAAAGCTGCGCGCAACTTGTCGAGGTCGCATTCGGCGTAATGCGCTTTTTCGTTAATGACGAGCACAGGACGAACGCCGGCCGCGTCGGCAGCAGCACGAATGCGCGCCGGTGCGGCTTGCAGAAGTTGGGCCAAATAACCCAGCGTCAGGCAGTTGGTCGTTGCTATTACCATGAGCCATACTTTACAAACAGGTGATGCTCATAACGCCAAACGATGGCGTTATTCCACTACTACGAGAAATTTTGTTCCGCACCCGCGACACACGGTTCTCCGCGTGATACTTCCGTCGTGTTGGTCAATCGATCTTGTAGTTCGCAGCTCGGTGGAGTCGCATCCCGGGCAGCGCGGCCGTTCTACGAATACAAGCGGAAGTTCTTCGGCAGTCCTTGCCATGGCGCTAGAAAATCTCCAAGTCGTTGTCTTCGTAGAAAGTCCCGGTCGGAACTTGGCCAGAGTCTTCGCCCCATGCGGCCAGTGCCATCACCAACGCGGCAATGCCGTCGATGCGCTCGGTCGATTTGGCCTTGCTCGGCTTGATGTTGCCGGCTGCGTCAGTTTCGGCCGCGGCATTACTGGCCATCCATCGCAACATCGGATTGCTTCCGTGCTCGATCGTGCCGCCGATGATGATTTTCTCCAGCTCCTTCGAAGGTGCTGATAGCGAGGCAAACCCCTGCCCGCAGTCGACGACGTTGAAGCCGTCCCCCATCAATTGCGTCGTGATCTGGCTAGCGTTCCAGCGGTCGCGAGCGATCTTGCGGATGTTGAATTTCTTACCGAGCGCGCAAATGTCGGCACGAACCCGGTCGTAGTCGACCACAGCGCCCGGCGTCTGAGTAAGAAAACCCTGCCGGGCCCAGACTTGGTACGGAACACGGTCGCGTTGCTCACGCTTGCGAGCGTTTTCCTCGGGCACCCAGAAGAACGGCAGAACGATGTGATTCGGACCGCGGCGAAAGTCCAGTACGAACGCCGTGACGTCGATGCTGGTCGACAAGTCGAGACCGGCCATGCAGACGAGGTCTTGAAGTTCCTCGAACGCTTCGGCACGCCACGCAATCGGATCCTCGGCGCCGCATTGGTCCCAGCGATCCATCGGCAGCCATCGCATATCGGTCTCCGTTTTTTGGTTCAAATGCAGCCGTCGAAAAGTGTTCTCAAAAGTCGCGACTTCCTGGGCATGTTTGCACTCGCGTTCCAGATATTCGCGGCTGACGCTCACGCCAATGTTGGGATTTGCAGCGGCCCAAACATCGGGGCTTTTCCAATCGGCATCGCGCGGAGCCTCATAGATCACCGGCAGAAATGCAGGATCATCGAGAATGCCGTCGCGGACCTTTTCGGCGTATCCGTGTTTTTCGTTGCAGATCGACTCTCTTGCGAAGTCGCTGGTCGTGATAAACACCAACAATGGCTGCGCTCGGTTGGCGGATGCCATAGATGTGGAAATCACATCGACCAGATCGCGATTAGGCTGAGCATGTAGCTCATCGACGATGGCCAAGCTGACGTTTCCGCCGTGCTCGCCACCTGCTTCGGATGAAATCACACGCAGGCTCGAAGCGCTGTCCTGACGCAACACGATCGACCGCTGGCCTACTCCACCGAAGATCTGCGAGGCATCAGTCAGCGATGGGCAACGCTCGACCATGCCACGGCAATGCCTGAACAACAAAGCCGCCTGGTCGCGCTTGGCGGCTGCCAGGATGATTTGGGCACCGGCTTCGCCGTCCTTGAACAGGCCGTACAAAGCGATACCAGCAGCCAGCGGCGACTTGCCGTTCTTTCTCGGCACGTAAATGAGCGCTTCGCGGTATCGTCGGACCGTGCGCCCTTGGTCGTCCTTACGCAGCCAGCCGAACAGGTTGGCCACGATCGCTTGCTGCCAGGGCTCCAGCTTGAACGGCTTGCCGGCAACGGCGCCTTCGACATGCCGAAGCTGCGTTTCAAAGAACTCAAGCGCGCGATTGGCGGCCTTGTCGTCGAAACGGCAGCCGGTCGCGCCACGCCTCGGGTTGTAACCCGGAATCGTGAGAATCAGATTGGCCAGCTGCCGCTTGGTCAGCGGTTTCCAAGTCGGCGTGCGAGGTGCGCGCGGCTTCGGTGCTTTCTTGCCTTCGTTGGCCCGTGCTTTGGCCCGCCATGAGCCAGAAGCCTTGAGTTGCTCGGCCGTTTTTCGAGGTCGGCCGCCCGGATTCTTTTTCTGTTTTGCCATTTTGGTTTCGTGAGTGTGTGTTTAAGCCTTGGACAGCGGTGTCTGGACGGTTTGCCCAGACTAAATGGCCCCCCGGACTACTTTCCTTGCCCCGTCTTACGATTGTGATGCCATGCGCAGAGCGAATCCCAGTTCGACACGTCCCAGAACAGCTCGACGTTGCCACGATGTGGCTCTCGATGATCGACCACTGTCGCTTGCTCAAGCCTGCCGCCCTGCTTGCACAAGACGCACAGCGGATGCAGAGCAAGGAACACGCGGCGCTCGTTGCGCCAGCGTGCCGATGCGTACCAAGCGCGCCATGGGTAGGCTTTGTGGCGTCGCTTGTCGGCGTCACGCGCAGACTGCCTTGCAGCAGCAGGTCGTAGTGGTGGTGGTCTACTTGGCATCGGATGCC
Encoded here:
- a CDS encoding Clp protease ClpP codes for the protein MHNFDALNLRGAPRCIRDGMANSKRMRLVVNEAPGSLELLCFGTIGGDGEGGGMLADDIAHILRRNSGRPVNVKINSGGGSAFDGISIYSSLVSHNAEVTTTNISMAGSAAAIISQAASPGRREMYDVASLFVHRAAMLSIGNAQDMREAADWLDTVDRQITTALANRTGRPVSAIAKLLAGDGSKDGTVFSPQQAIAEKFADRIISTRSDGNLRSAENHEQRARMLTDISHDQVLAARFDVWRKDTARRHA
- a CDS encoding phage major capsid protein, translating into MVASMRERQEVRDRIADITGDTGTGSILGNLMKPSGRPAPANFSKLATAAKAANWAGDVDLCPDYRQVRNDLLAGSDQGGYLQSVLIQDTVEQALLDNTSLRSICTVVRTWLAQSLGVPTMNGALKEGSIVQIGQPAANQADPVVGRANAVMTAFGSGQLALSRAFQQDSPLAVPAAVYAVTSRVARIQNRTFTLGESSVQQAGFLYAAPVKVTTGSPGSIAADEILSLVGSIPSMYAKPGVASFMCTLNTYLVIRQLKNGLADYIFRSSGLDEWRWTINQHMPEIAAGSVPIAFGDFSKVTIVDFGPIMLQKLGEMRAERDEDLWQAIGHSACVLRDAGTHPIATLQMHA
- a CDS encoding cold shock domain-containing protein — translated: MIERFTGHVQRLFRDKKYLFIDRISDGRSQSLFAHGSQFTKEDWLRVAVDDKVEFTIGVSDTGQTRAQQVAIVDDAQAVGPAPKGYLAG
- a CDS encoding terminase TerL endonuclease subunit, with translation MAKQKKNPGGRPRKTAEQLKASGSWRAKARANEGKKAPKPRAPRTPTWKPLTKRQLANLILTIPGYNPRRGATGCRFDDKAANRALEFFETQLRHVEGAVAGKPFKLEPWQQAIVANLFGWLRKDDQGRTVRRYREALIYVPRKNGKSPLAAGIALYGLFKDGEAGAQIILAAAKRDQAALLFRHCRGMVERCPSLTDASQIFGGVGQRSIVLRQDSASSLRVISSEAGGEHGGNVSLAIVDELHAQPNRDLVDVISTSMASANRAQPLLVFITTSDFARESICNEKHGYAEKVRDGILDDPAFLPVIYEAPRDADWKSPDVWAAANPNIGVSVSREYLERECKHAQEVATFENTFRRLHLNQKTETDMRWLPMDRWDQCGAEDPIAWRAEAFEELQDLVCMAGLDLSTSIDVTAFVLDFRRGPNHIVLPFFWVPEENARKREQRDRVPYQVWARQGFLTQTPGAVVDYDRVRADICALGKKFNIRKIARDRWNASQITTQLMGDGFNVVDCGQGFASLSAPSKELEKIIIGGTIEHGSNPMLRWMASNAAAETDAAGNIKPSKAKSTERIDGIAALVMALAAWGEDSGQVPTGTFYEDNDLEIF